From one Coffea eugenioides isolate CCC68of chromosome 11, Ceug_1.0, whole genome shotgun sequence genomic stretch:
- the LOC113752270 gene encoding cytochrome P450 71A3-like, protein MAFILDLTFSSLLPVALLLLALFLRFYASSKPQQRLPPSPSKFPVVGNLFKLGLYPHRKLQSLSRKYGSLMLVHFGSKPVVIASSADAACEILRTHDLVFANRPKTSMSDRLLYGSKVIAASPYGEYWRQVRSICVLQLLSHKRVQSFRFVREEETSLMVEKIRNFSASSPPLSAINLSDLLMTLTNDVICRVALGRKYSDREDGSKSMQIMKEFVELLGTIDIGDFVPWLGWLRHLNDLDDKVDKVVKQLDEFLEGVIKEHKDRKNGKANTDDSIEGKGSDLVDILLEIQGEKSTGFILELDSLKAIILDMFAAGTDTTHTVMDWAMTELLRHPKILEKLQTEVRQVAQ, encoded by the exons ATGGCGTTTATTTTGGATCTTAcattttcctctcttcttcccGTGGCTTTGCTACTTCTAGCCCTTTTCTTACGGTTCTATGCTTCTTCTAAACCCCAACAAAGGCTACCACCTTCTCCATCAAAGTTTCCAGTTGTTGGAAATCTTTTCAAACTCGGGCTATATCCTCACCGCAAACTTCAATCATTATCAAGAAAATATGGTTCCCTCATGCTGGTTCATTTTGGTAGCAAGCCCGTGGTTATTGCCTCTTCAGCTGATGCAGCTTGTGAAATCCTGAGAACCCATGATTTAGTCTTTGCTAACAGGCCTAAAACAAGCATGAGTGATAGGCTTCTATATGGCAGCAAGGTTATCGCAGCATCACCTTACGGTGAGTATTGGAGGCAAGTGAGAAGTATTTGTGTGCTTCAGCTTCTAAGTCATAAGAGGGTTCAATCATTTCGATTTGTAAGAGAGGAAGAGACTTCACTTATGGttgaaaaaattagaaatttttcgGCTTCTTCGCCACCTTTATCAGCCATAAACTTGAGTGATCTTCTTATGACACTCACAAATGATGTGATTTGTAGGGTGGCCTTGGGGAGGAAGTACAGTGATAGGGAAGATGGAAGCAAAAGTATGCAAATCATGAAGGAATTTGTTGAGTTGTTAGGTACTATTGATATAGGAGATTTTGTTCCATGGCTTGGATGGTTGAGACATCTTAATGATTTGGATGATAAAGTGGACAAAGTTGTTAAGCAACTTGATGAATTTCTGGAGGGTGTCATTAAGGAGCACAAAGATAGGAAAAATGGAAAGGCTAACACTGATGATAGTATAGAGGGAAAAGGCTCAGATTTGGTGGATATCTTGCTTGAAATTCAGGGGGAAAAGTCGACAGGCTTTATACTCGAACTTGACAGTCTCAAAGCAATCATTTTG GACATGTTCGCTGCTGGGACTGATACAACACACACAGTTATGGATTGGGCAATGACCGAACTCTTGAGGCACccaaaaatcttggagaaattgCAGACTGAGGTGAGACAAGTAGCTCaatga